The following are from one region of the Natronosporangium hydrolyticum genome:
- a CDS encoding NAD(P)/FAD-dependent oxidoreductase has translation MTTTPRIAVLGAGYTGLAAAKLLANRTDGVVTLVNNRDYFVPRMRNHQVASGRPSRRLPLRGLLKGTGIRLFVDQVTGIDAAAREVVLAGAADPVGYDLLVYAMGSQADLATVPGAAEHAYGVAAVEQAERLHERMRTAGTVAVAGAGLTGIEVATELAETYPDRTVRLVTSGALGAQLSEPGREYLHRAADRFGIQVLEHATVGKVGPDGVLLADGAHVAADAVAWTTGFTVPALARAAGLAVDERGRLVVDSTMRSESHPEIYGIGDVAAIRNRDGRLLRMGCGPGGLAAVCAVHAITDREAGRTPKPLRVKDDALCISLGQRDGILQPTELDGTPKGKVRTGRPVAAFKRFILRTTGVVFPRYPGLVAAGAAGRA, from the coding sequence ATGACGACGACACCACGCATCGCGGTGCTGGGCGCCGGCTATACCGGCCTGGCCGCCGCCAAGCTACTCGCCAATCGCACCGACGGGGTGGTCACGCTGGTCAACAACCGTGACTACTTCGTCCCGCGGATGCGCAACCACCAGGTCGCCAGCGGCCGGCCGTCGCGGCGGCTGCCCCTGCGAGGGCTGCTCAAGGGCACCGGAATTCGGCTGTTCGTCGACCAGGTAACCGGCATCGACGCCGCGGCGCGGGAGGTCGTGCTGGCCGGCGCCGCTGACCCGGTCGGCTACGACCTGTTGGTGTACGCGATGGGTAGCCAGGCCGACCTGGCGACCGTTCCTGGAGCGGCCGAGCACGCGTACGGCGTCGCCGCCGTCGAGCAGGCGGAGCGGCTGCATGAGCGGATGCGCACCGCGGGCACGGTCGCGGTGGCCGGCGCCGGGTTGACCGGCATCGAGGTGGCGACCGAGCTGGCCGAGACCTACCCCGACCGGACCGTGCGCCTGGTCACCAGCGGGGCACTGGGGGCGCAGCTGTCCGAGCCGGGCAGGGAGTATCTGCACCGGGCGGCTGATCGGTTCGGCATCCAGGTGCTCGAGCACGCCACGGTCGGCAAGGTCGGCCCGGACGGCGTGCTGCTGGCGGACGGGGCTCACGTTGCCGCCGACGCGGTGGCGTGGACTACCGGGTTCACGGTGCCGGCGCTGGCGCGGGCGGCCGGGTTGGCGGTGGACGAGCGTGGGCGGCTGGTAGTTGACTCGACCATGCGGTCGGAGTCGCACCCGGAGATCTACGGGATCGGGGACGTGGCGGCCATCCGGAACCGCGACGGGCGGCTGCTGCGGATGGGCTGCGGGCCCGGCGGGCTGGCCGCGGTGTGCGCGGTCCACGCGATCACCGACCGCGAGGCCGGGCGTACGCCGAAGCCGTTGCGGGTCAAGGACGACGCGCTCTGCATCAGCCTGGGTCAGCGGGATGGCATCCTGCAGCCCACCGAACTCGACGGTACGCCGAAGGGGAAGGTGCGCACCGGCCGGCCGGTGGCGGCGTTCAAGCGGTTCATCCTCCGTACCACCGGAGTGGTGTTCCCTCGCTACCCCGGTCTGGTGGCGGCCGGAGCCGCCGGGCGCGCGTAG